Below is a genomic region from Candidatus Bostrichicola ureolyticus.
AAAAACGTTGGAGATTAATAAAAAAAATTTGAATATGTTACAACAAGAATCAATACTTAAAGTAGCTGATAATACTGGTGCAAAAGAAGTTTTGCTTATACGTGTATTAGGAGGAAAAAGATATGGATATGTAGGAGATTCTATTATAGTTTCTGTAAAAGAAGCTATTCCTGGAGGAAGTATTAAAGAAGGACAAATATCTAGAGCAGTTATTATTAGAACAAAATATAAAACACGTCGTAAAGATGGATCATATATCTCATTTGACGATAATGCGTGTGTATTACTTTCTTCTTCGAAAGAAATATTAGGAACTAGGGTATTTGGTCCAGTAGCAAGAGAATTAAGAGATAAAGAATATATGAAAGTTATTTCATTGGCTATTGAAGTTTTATAAAAAAAATAATATGTTAAAAATTAAAGTGGGAGATAAAGTTATTATTTTATCGGGAAATTATAAGAACCGTAAAGGTATTATTATGAAAATTTTGAAAAAAAAAAATAAAGTAATTGTTAGTGGTATAAATTTAATAAAAAAACATATAAAAAAAGATGGAATTCTAAAGATAGAGGCACCAATTCATATTTCTAATATATCTCTTATTGATCATGATAGTGGAAATCCTATACGTATAGGATGTATAGGATTTAAAATAAATAATGATAAAAAAATTCGCATAATTAAAAAAACTGGAAAAATATATGAAAATATTAATTAAAAATGTTTTATTCACCTAGACCTCAACTTTTATATAAAAAAAAAATAATTCCTATTCTTATTAAAGAATTTGGGTATAAATCAATTATGGAGGTACCTAAAATAAAAAAAATAGTTATTAGTAAAGGAATTGGTTATGCTCTTAATGATAAAAAAATTATTAATAATGCAATAGAAGAAATTTCTATTATTACGGGACAAAAAGCTATACCGTGTTTTTCAAAACGTGATGAAGCAGGATTTAAATTACGTAAAGGAATGTTGGTAGGATGTAAAGTAACTTTACGTAGACAAAAAATGTATGAATTTATAGATAGATTAATTACTATAGCTTTACCTAGAGTAAGAGATTTTAACGGAATTAAAAATAATAGTTTTGATGGAAAAGGTAATTATAATTTGGGAATTATTGAACAAATCATATTTCCTGAAATAAATATTGATAAAACAAAAAAAATTTTAGGTATGAATATTGCATTTGTAACATCTGCTAAAACAGATAAAGAAGCTCTATCTTTATTAAAATATTTTGGAATACCTTTTAAAAAAAAT
It encodes:
- the rplX gene encoding 50S ribosomal protein L24, with product MLKIKVGDKVIILSGNYKNRKGIIMKILKKKNKVIVSGINLIKKHIKKDGILKIEAPIHISNISLIDHDSGNPIRIGCIGFKINNDKKIRIIKKTGKIYENIN
- the rplE gene encoding 50S ribosomal protein L5, which produces MFYSPRPQLLYKKKIIPILIKEFGYKSIMEVPKIKKIVISKGIGYALNDKKIINNAIEEISIITGQKAIPCFSKRDEAGFKLRKGMLVGCKVTLRRQKMYEFIDRLITIALPRVRDFNGIKNNSFDGKGNYNLGIIEQIIFPEINIDKTKKILGMNIAFVTSAKTDKEALSLLKYFGIPFKKN
- the rplN gene encoding 50S ribosomal protein L14, producing the protein MLQQESILKVADNTGAKEVLLIRVLGGKRYGYVGDSIIVSVKEAIPGGSIKEGQISRAVIIRTKYKTRRKDGSYISFDDNACVLLSSSKEILGTRVFGPVARELRDKEYMKVISLAIEVL